From the genome of Carnobacterium viridans:
AAAAATGCGCGCACGCGTAGTTGAAGCTGAAGCTGAAGTACCTTTAGCATTAGCCGAAGCTCTAAAATCAGGAAACTTGGGTGCAATGGATTATTACAATATGAATAATGTTAATGCCGATACTAAAATGAGAAATTCTATTTCAGATTCTACTGAGAGAGAAAGTGATAGATAATGAATACTTTAATAGCCCTTGTCGTTTTATTTCTTATAGGGACTACATTCTTTTCTATTATCGCTACTATTTACCGCTTTTTCATTACGTCTATCGGAGGCAACTCTTCTCCATCACAAAGTAATCAAAGGCAAACTTATCAAAGAGAAGATTTAAAAAATAAGGATTCTCTTTCTTTAAAAGATGCTTTTCTAACAAATAATACCACTAGACAAAAATATGCAAGCAATGCTAATGGGGCTTCACAAAAACGAAACCAACAAGCACATTCAAAACAATTGTCTAGTCGTATGCAACAAGATGCAACTCGTAGAAGAGCCGAAAATCTACAACAAAACACCAAAAGAAAATCAGAACCCGTTCACTCTTCTACTGCTCCAAAATCAACTCTATTTAATGAAAATGATATTAAGAAAAGTAAAAGTCAGACGCTTTTTGATAAAGATGACCTAACTTCATTAACCCCAATTGATAAGGTAACTTCTACCAAAAAATCAAGTTATCAAACTGAGGTTAGAGCTAAAAATCTTCATTTTCAAAATGACTATGTAAAAGGAATTATCTACAAAGAAATTTTAGATAAACCTGTTAGTTTAAGAAACAATAAGTAAAGCAATAAATAAACCAATAAGGAAGTTCTTAGAGAACTTCCTTATTGGTTTATTTTATTTATTAGACCCTAACTTCTTCTTTCTCTTCATCATATTCTAAAGCTTTTGTTCCTTGGTCTCCGGAACTGACTCGAACGACATTTTCAACATTGTAGACAAAAATTTTCCCATCTCCAACAGTACCCGTATATAGCGCTTTTCGAGCTGTTTCTATAACCAAAGAAACTGGAATACTGCTAACCACTACTTCTAATCTTATCTTAGGAAGCAAATCTGCTTCGATTTCAACTCCTCTATAATAAGCTGTTTGGCCTTTTTGAAGGCCATATCCTTGTACTTTTGTTACTGTCATACCTGTGATACCAACACCATTTAAAGATTTTTTCAAATTTTCAAATTTAGACTCATTTGTTATAATGTCCACTTTCATTAAACGAGTCTCTTCCTTTTCACCAGATGTAAAAGGTTGCTTTACCTGTTGATGAATGTCAACTGTTTCACGACTCTCTTCCTCATCGATAGCAAGAGGTCCTACACCTGAAAAGGCTAATTCAAGTTCTGGACTTTCAAATTTTAATCCTTCGAATAGAGGTTTTTGGCCAAACGGAACCGTTACAAAGTCACCATAGCTTGATTCTAATCCGTGTTCTGAAATATCCATCCCTGCAATTTCTTCTTCTTCTGTTACTCGTAACCCAATTGTCTTATCAACAAGTTTAAACGTAATGAACATAGTAATCGTTACCCATGCTACGACGGCAATAACTCCTAATAATTGAACACCTAAGAGGCTAACACCTCCGCCATAAAGTAGACCATCGTCAGTCGCAAAAACGCCTACTAAAATCGTTCCTAAAGCACCCGAAATTCCATGTACTCCAAAAGCACCAACTGGATCATCAATTTTAGCCTTTTTTTCGACAAATTCTATTCCATAGACTAACGCAATAGAAGAAATTGCTCCTATTGCTACAGCTCCAAATGGTGAAACTATTGCACATCCAGCTGTAATCCCTACTAAACCAGCTAGCGAACCATTTAGCGTCATAGAAATATCTGGTTTTCCGTATTTTGTCCATGTAATCACCATAGCAACTAAGGTAGCCGTTACTGCAGATAAATTTGTATTTAAAAAGATCGTCCCAATAAGAGCTAATGTTTCGTCACCCGTGGCAGAGACCGTTGAAGCACCGTTAAATCCAAACCAAGCAAACCAAAGAATGAAAACGCCTAAGGCTCCTAATGTTAGACTATGTCCTGGAATAGCTTTTGCTTTTCCATCATTGTCGTATTTTCCAATTCTAGCCCCAACAAGTTTTGCTCCGATTAGAGCTGTTACTCCACCAACCATATGAACAGCTGTCGAACCAGCAAAATCGACAAATCCTAATTGTGCTAACCATCCTCCACCCCAAATCCAATGTCCTGAAATAGGATAAACAACTGTAGAAATAACCAACGTGTAAACTAGGTATGCACTAAATTTTGTTCTTTCTGCCATTGAGCCAGAAACAATCGTTGCGGCAGTTGCAGCAAAGACCGTTTGAAACATTAAAAATACATATCCAGGTATAGTGGTGTCATAATTGCCTTGTACAAATAAATCCGGTGTTCCAAATAACCCAGCTATACTGGGACCAAACATTACTCCAAAACCAATAATCCAGTACATTAAAGATCCTAATACAAAATCCATCAAATTTTTCATGATAATATTACCAGCATTTTTTGCTCTAGTAAATCCCGTTTCAACCATTGCAAAACCTGCTTGCATAAAAAACACTAAAACTGTTCCAATAAGAACCCATAACGTATCCACAGATGAAAACATATTCTTACCTCCTTTTTTATATGTTATAAAATCTAACACTAAAGAAAGGTTTAAACAAGCTTTTTAAGTTTAAATGAAAAATTAACCTAAAAAAGCTTTCAATCCATGTCATATAACATAACATGGTTTGAAAGCTTTTTATTTTTTATTCTTCATTTAATTTATAATTGTATAAAGCACCAATGATATTTCCATTGTTTCCAAACTTACTTTTCATTATTTCAGGTACAATAAATACGCCCTCACCTAACTCCTCTTCATACACTTTCCTTACGTTTTCTTTTATCAGTTGAATCAATAATGGATTTCCACTGATCCCACCGCTGATAATAATTCTTTCTGGATCTAAAATAGTTTGTAAGTTGAACAATTGAATAGCTAACGTATAGCAGTAATCATTCAAACAAGATGCAGCTTTTTTATTTCCAGCTTTAATTAGTTCAAACATCTTAAAACCATCCATAGATTCTAATGGTAGGTTGCATTGCGAAGCTATTTTTTTAAACAAGTGACTTATTCCATTTTGATACCCAAACATATAGGATGCATCTTTGCTTCTCGCCGTATTCGTTTTAATAAATGAAAATTCTCCAGCAGAATAGTGCTGTCCTTTCAACACGGCACCGTTTACTACTATTCCTCCACCGATACCCGTTCCAAGATTCAGCATGATTCCGTGTTGAATCCCTTTTAAATTCCCTTTCCACAATTCTCCAAGGGTTGCTGCTTTGCCATCATTTTCTACATGAATCGTCGTTGGACATCTCATTTCCAATATCTCAATCATATTCATTTTCTTAATGTAATTTAATGATCCGCCATGAACAGCGTATCCAGTTTTGGAATGAATAATTCCCGGCATACTAATGGCCATACCTTCAATTTGATGAGCATATTCATCATAAATATCTCCCATCATATCTAGGAAATGCGTTAACGATTTCATAGGTGTTTTTCTAGTCTTAATTTCCCCTAATTCACCTTGATCATTAATCAATCCATAATTCGTTTCTGTTCCTCCAATATCAATACCTAGATAATACACTATTTTCGCCTCCTTCATCATTTCCACTCTACTTTTCTTGCCTTTAGTTTACCACTATCTGTTAGTGAATAGAACGGTTACACGCTATCCATTTTTTTACTTTTATCTCAGTTATTCTCAAAATGAATGCCGTTGTTTATTTCAGCTTACAATTGTTATGTAATACTATTCTAGCTTTTTGTTACACAACTAACATCCTATCTGCTCATTATCTATGCTATACTTTTTAAGTATGAAAATGTAAGACGATTTATGGGGGTAAACTATTGAAAAAGAGAGTATTAGCAGGAATTATGGCTTCGATGATGTTCGCTAGTCCATTTCTACCAACTGTTGTTCAAGCAGATACATTGGAAGAAATGGAACAGAAAAAAAACGAACTTGAATCACAATCATCAGAGCTTAATAATAGAATTCAAGAGCAAGACGAAACTTTAAACGACTTAGAAACAGAAAAAGGTCATTTAGAATCAGACATCACTACACTGCAAGTTCAAATAGACGAAACGGTAATGAAATTACATGATCAAGAACAAAAATTAGAAGAGTCTAAAGCAAAAGTTGAACAATTAAAAAATGAAATTGAAGCTTTAAAAGAATTAATTGCTCAACGGACAGGCAAACTTGAAAACCAAGCACGTTCTGTACAAACGGACGGCAGTGCTTCTAATTTAATAGGCCTTATTGTAACTGCTGAAAGTTTTTCAGACTTAGTAGGCCGCATAGGTATTGTTAATCAACTTGTTACTGCTAATAAAACTATTGTAACTGAACAAGAAACGGACCAAACAGCACTAGAAGCAAATGAAGCAGAAGCTGAAGATGAAAAAGTTGCGATTGAAGAAACTAAAAATGCGATTGAATTATCAAAAAACAACCTAGTTGCTCAAAAAGCTGAAATGGATGATAAAATCGTCCAAGTTGCTATTCAATACGATATGACAGAAGATGAAAAAAATACATTTGTTAAAGAACAGCAAGTAATCGCTACTCAAACAAGTACGTTATCTGAAGAAATGCAAAAAGAACGTCAACGTATTATTGAGGAAGAACAAGCAAGACAGTTAGCCATTCAACAGGCTGCTGAAGAAGAAGCTAAAAAAGCTGCTGAAGAAGAAGAAGCTAGATTAACTGCCGTTGCGGCTCAAGAAAAAGCTGAGCAAGAAGAAGCTTCTAAAAAAGTTGTCGAACAAAAAACAACAATTGCCAGCTCTTCTCCTAATAAATCAACAAGTGCTAATAAATCGAGCAGTTCATCAAACAGTTCTAGTAATTCAAAAGCTTCAAGTAACTCAAAAGCTTCAAGTAACTCAAAAGCTTCAAGTAACTCAAGTTCGTCAAAAAAACCGGCTATTACACCCAAACCACAACCAAAACCAGAAATACAACCAGAATCAAAACCATCATCTAATTCAGGTTTTATTCATCCTAGTGGCGGATATTCAACTTCACCTTATGGTTACCGTATACATCCAATTACGGGCGAGCATAAATTACATGGAGGAATTGACTTTGGCGGTGGCGGAGCAATCGTAGCCTCTCAAAGTGGTACAGTTGTCATTGCAGGATATCATTCATCATGGGGTTACTATGTAAAAATCGACCATGGAAATGGTATGCTAACTCTTTATGCTCATATGGTTGCAGGAAGTTTGCTGGTTTCTCCCGGACAACAAGTCTCTCAAGGCCAACAAATTGGAACAATGGGAACAACTGGATCTTCTACCGGGGTACATTTGCATTTTGAAATGTACAAAAATGGCTCTCGTGTTAACCCTGCTTCTTATTTATAAATAGAAAAGTTAAAACAAAAGACAGAAAGTTCAACTTTACACTGAACTTTCTGTCTTTTTGACACTTCGTTAAATAGTGTTGATAGAAGAAAATAAAATTTCTTCTGGAATAGACGGGATTTGCTTGTGGAGAGCCATGGAATCGTCTGAAGTCTGTAGTCTTCAGAGCTTTCAAGCCTTAAACAAAGCGTAATCGCCAACGCGCCAACGCTTTGTAATTCGCATTGAATTCAATGCATGGCTACAAGCAAACCCTATTCCTCCAGAATTTTTGTGTCATTAATTTAACTAAGCTATCAACACTAAAAGTATAGAGCCTTCTTTTTTACTTCCAATCACCATTGGAGTAATACTTGTTAAGAAACTTTTTTAATAAAGGAAATAAAATTGGTGCTAGAATCAAATAAAATCCACTATTTCCTACTGCGTGCATGGTATCAAAAGGAATACCCGAAGCATAATAAATCCAAAAATTTTGAATGCCAAAAAAGGGAGCTTGGACTAGTGAAATAACGAATCCGTATAAATAACCTGTAAATCCCGCATAGAAAACCATCAAGACAAAAGGAATTTTTTTTAATATCGGTTTGATCACTAGTCCAGTAACCAAGACCACTACAAAGAATGATAAAATTTGAGCAATTGTCCAAACACCCATTCCAAGCGTCATATTGGATAAAAGAATCGACAATACCGCTACAATTAGGGCATCACTTATTCCTAATGTTAACGTTAAAATAATTAAGATAACCGTTACTGGCTGGACATTCGGCAAGAACTGGAGCAACTGACGACTAACTTGGCAAAGTGCCGTGAGAAAGGCAAGTAAGGTTATTCTTTGAATGGATAGTTTTCCAGCACTTTTATTGTGAAGCATTTAGAAACCACTTCACTTGATCTCCATCTTGTAACTCGTATTCGGCAGCTCCTACAGTTGGATTTGTATTGTTTACTTCGTACATCCAGTACTTCCCTGCTTTTTCGTCTTGTTTCATTCCTTCAATAGACGTAATAAAACCGCCTTCTTCAACTACTTCATATTCTTTTTTAAGGGCTTCTAAGACCGTAGTGCCCTCGGATACTTCTAATTTTTTTGTGGCAGTGTCAACTTCTTTTTCGTCTTCTTCTAATACAATATCAATAGAAAGTGTTTCATTTACCTGACTTTCTACTAAAGAAGTGCTTTTTGCAGCAGAAGAGTCTGATTCTTGTCTAGCCGTTTCTCCACAGGCTACTAAACTAAGGGCTGTTACCCCTATAAGTGCTAATTTAATTAGTTTCATCTTATTTATTCCTCCAATTATCGAATAACGTTACTCACTTTTTTTTAATTTAAATCCTCTTTTTTTAATTCAGGGTGGAAAACTTTTCCTCCTCTTTCATATAAAATTTCTTTTACGTTGTAGCGGTTATTGACCGCTCTAGCAACAGCGAAAAAATAATCAGATAATCGATTCATATAAACTGCTACATATTGATTCACCGTTTCTCCAAACCCTAGACTAACGATAGATCTTTCTGTTCTTCTAACAACTGTTCGTGCCATATGTAAAAGACTAGCTGTCGGATGTCCACCTGGTAACACAAATGATAAAATCTCAGGAGCTTTATCGGCATAACCATCAATACTCATTTCTAAGTTTTGCACCATTTCTTTTGTTACTTTATAGGTTCCTTTCCCATGGGGAGTAGCTAAGTCTGTTCCGCAATCAAATAGATTCTGCTGGATTTCAATAAGTTCTCCTTTTAACGATGAATCTCTTTCTTCTAATTGGCTCACAATATATCCGATCAATGAATTCAGTTCATCCATTGTTCCATAGGCATCCACCCGATTTGCGTCTTTTCTTACCTTCTCGCCGCCAATTAAACTTGTATACCCTTTATCGCCCGTCTTTGTATAAAGTTGCACAAAAATCCCCCTCCCATTTAGTTGCATCTGTTTAAAACCACTATATATCAGATGGATTTATTTTTCAACCACAACATGTAGTGGTAACAAAAAAAGATTGAGTTTAATAACTCAATCTTTTTTACTATTCATCTGATGGATTTATGCATAATTCACTTATAACGGTGTTCCAAAAATTTGAACAATGTAAAGATTGGTGCCATCATAATGAACCCCAATTCCCACTTCCTCAAAATCCTTCTTTATCATATTTTCATAATGTCCTGAACTATCTTTTAATCCTTTAAACAACCATTCAGCCATTTCTTTTTCCGCTAGATAATAAGTTCCCATTGCTAAATTTTCTCCTGCTAATCGGTAAGAATAGTTAACTTCCGGCTCTTCTAATACGGTAAAAGTAGCTTTTCCATCTGGTCGTGTATGAGAAAACGATTCTTCTGTTTCATTTGCTCGTATATTAGCTGCTTTTTTTAATTGATCATTTGAAGTTACTGGTGCGACACCCACTTCACTTCTTAAATCATTTAATAACTCTAACATCCGGTTCTCCACAACTGCAACGTCAATTTCATTGGTTTCTGTTAAATCATTCGTGCTTGTTGAATTCGCACTCGTTGCTTGTTCTTGTTCACTAGTATCTGGCGACTCTTCTACAAGTACTAATGAATCATCTTTCAATTTATTCTCCATTAGAGAGATAGTCTCACCAATTTTTGTACCTTCTAAAATAGTCGAACTGCCAAGCCAGTAGCCAAAACCAATCAATACGATTAATAGTAAACTATATGAGAAAAATTTCCTCATTCCATCAAACCTTTCTTTTTGTACTCATTCACTTACAGCATGTAGTATACCAAAAATGATTGAGTACAGACATACGTTAAAAATAAAACGATTGTTATGTTCTCACATTTAAACTTGTTCATTTTACCAACCTTTAAATTTATTTAATTGCCTTTATTCTGTTGAAAGTTCTATCTTCACATAAAATTAATGGTATACTTTTGTGTGAAAATAGTTACAACAATTCATTTATTAAAGGGGGCTGCTCATTTGAAAAGTTACCAAACACTTTTATTTGATGTAGATGATACACTGCTTGATTTCAAAGCAGCTGAAAATTATGCTTTACAAAAATTGTTTAGCGAACACAATGTTGTCTTAACAGATGATATTAAACAATTTTATCAAGAAATGAACCAAAAGTTATGGTCTTCTTTTGAAAAAGGAGAGCTTGAACGGGAAGAATTATTGCATACTCGTTTTTCAATTTTGTTTAAAAAAATTGGGTTAACTTTAGATGGCGTTCATCTAGATAACTTATATAGAGAATATCTAGAAGAAAGTGCGGTGCTGATTGATGGCGCGACATCTTTACTTCAAAAACTAGCCAAACAGTATGACCTTTATGTGGTTACGAATGGTGTTGCACGTACACAGTTTATCCGTCTAAACAACTCAAATCTGAGCACTTATTTTAAAGATATTTTTGTTTCTGAAGAAATTGGCTATCAAAAACCGATGAAAGAATTTTTTAATCACGTTTTCGAAAAAATCCCTCATTGTTCTGCGGATAAGACATTAATCATTGGAGATTCTTTAACTTCTGATATTCAAGGTGGAATCAATGCCGGGATCGATACATGTTGGTTTAATCCTAAAGGACCTATAAATACAACACTTCTTCCAACTTATGAGATTAACCGACTACAAACATTAGAAAATTTACTTTTAACACCTAATTCTCCAGTGGAAACACCTAATTCTCCAGTGGAAACACCTAATTCTCCAGTGGAAACACCTAATACACATTCTGTATTAACTTTTTAAAGCTCTCTACTTTTTAGTGTTGTTAGCTTAGATAAATTGGTTACAAGATATTTCTGGAGGAATAGGGTTTGCTTGTAGCTTGCATTGGATTCAATGCGAATGATAAAGCGTTAATGCTTTAGCAGTTACGCTTTATTTGAGGCTTGAAAGCTCTGAAGACTACAGGTTTCAGACGTTCCCATGGCTCTCCACAAGCAAACCCGTCTATTCCAGAAGAATTTTTATTTTCTTCTCTCAACATTATTTCCTAGGTGTAGTCAAGTAATAAAAAAGATTAAAGACCATTCTCTTATTTCGAGAGTGATCTTTAATCTTTTTTCTATTTATGGTGTATATTTAACAATCAATTGTCTTGCTGCTTTTACTTCGTCTAACCGTTTTACAAAAGTTGTATGCGGTGCTGTTAACACTAACTCTGGTGTTTCTTCAATTTCTTTAGCAATTTGAATCAGTGCCTCTGCAAATGTATCTAACGTCTCTTTTGTTTCCGTTTCTGTTGGTTCAATCATTAATGCTTCTTCCACAATTAAAGGGAAATAAACCGTTGGAGCGTAATAACCAAAATCAAGAATCCGTTTTGCAATACTAGTCGTTGGAACCCCAAGTTTTTTCTGTCTTGATCCGGATAAAACAAATTCATGTTTGCTGTATTGAGTATAAGGTGTATCGTAATAAGGTTCTAATTTCTTACGTAAATAATTGGCATGCAATACGGCACTTTCGGATACTTGTCTTAATCCTTCTGGCCCCATTGTACGTATATACGTATATGCACGAACATTAACCCCAAAATTTCCATAATAGCCTTTTACTCGACCAATAGAATCAGGATAGTTCGTATTTAAGACATACTGACCTTCTTGTTTTTCAATTCGTGGAATCGGTAAATATTGAATTAAAAATTCTTTGACCCCTACTGGACCAGAACCCGGACCTCCTCCTCCATGTGGAGTACTAAAGGATTTATGTAGATTCAAATGAACGATATCAAAACCCATCATTCCTGGAGTTGTCTGACCTAAAATAGCATTCAAATTTGCCCCATCATAATAAACAAGTCCACCGGCTTGATGAACAATTTCAGCCATCTCTATAATGTCTTTCTCAAAAATACCTAATGTATTCGGATTGGTCAACATCAGCCCGGCAGTATCATTGCCAACTTGTTTCTTTAGTTCGACTAAATCCACTGTTCCATTCGTATTAGACGGGATTTCTACAACATCAAAACCGGCAGCATGAGCACTAGCAGGATTGGTTCCATGAGCAGAATCTGGAACTAAAATCTTCGTTCTAATTGCCCTATCACCATTTTTAATGTGATAGCCCTTCATCATCATTAAACCCGTCCATTCCCCTTGAGCACCAGCAGCTGGTTGCAAAGTAATGGCATCCATACCGGATATAACTTGCAGGTCTTCTTGTAACTCATACAGCAATTGAAAAGCTCCTTGAACTGTTTCAATCGGTTGAAACGGGTGAATTGCTGCGAATCCGTCATAACGAGCGACATCTTCATTAATTTTTGGATTGTATTTCATCGTACATGAACCCAGTGGGTAAAAGCCATTATCCACACCAAAGTTTTTTGTTGATAAAGAAGTATAATGCCTCATCAATTGAGGTTCTGACACTTCTGGCAAGTCAGCTGGCTCTTGGCGAACCAAGTGTTCTGGAAACTTAGCTATCAAATCAACTGAAGGAACATCACTTTCGGGAAGGCTAAAAGCAGTACGTCCGGTTTGGCTTATTTCAAAAATCAGTTCATTGTATTCCATCATTTAGTCATGCCCTCCAGTGCTTCAATAAATTGATCGATTTCTTCTTTTGTACGTTGCTCCGTAACAGCTATTAAAACTTCATTCTCCCATCCATAATCAGGCTCTAAATCATATCCTCCAATAAATCCTCTTTGAAGCAACTCTTGATTGATTGCTCCGACTGGTTTATTCAGCTGAAGAATAAATTCATTGAAAAAAGCTGCTTTATTTTTTATTGAGAAACCTTTACTCTCCAATTGTTTCGCCATGTAAGCTGCTTTTTCAATATTGAGTTGAGCCATCTTCTGTAAGCCTTCTTTACCTAAAGCAGACATAAAAACAGATGACGCTAAAG
Proteins encoded in this window:
- a CDS encoding DUF4430 domain-containing protein; protein product: MKLIKLALIGVTALSLVACGETARQESDSSAAKSTSLVESQVNETLSIDIVLEEDEKEVDTATKKLEVSEGTTVLEALKKEYEVVEEGGFITSIEGMKQDEKAGKYWMYEVNNTNPTVGAAEYELQDGDQVKWFLNASQ
- a CDS encoding ROK family protein, whose amino-acid sequence is MYYLGIDIGGTETNYGLINDQGELGEIKTRKTPMKSLTHFLDMMGDIYDEYAHQIEGMAISMPGIIHSKTGYAVHGGSLNYIKKMNMIEILEMRCPTTIHVENDGKAATLGELWKGNLKGIQHGIMLNLGTGIGGGIVVNGAVLKGQHYSAGEFSFIKTNTARSKDASYMFGYQNGISHLFKKIASQCNLPLESMDGFKMFELIKAGNKKAASCLNDYCYTLAIQLFNLQTILDPERIIISGGISGNPLLIQLIKENVRKVYEEELGEGVFIVPEIMKSKFGNNGNIIGALYNYKLNEE
- a CDS encoding ammonium transporter, whose product is MFSSVDTLWVLIGTVLVFFMQAGFAMVETGFTRAKNAGNIIMKNLMDFVLGSLMYWIIGFGVMFGPSIAGLFGTPDLFVQGNYDTTIPGYVFLMFQTVFAATAATIVSGSMAERTKFSAYLVYTLVISTVVYPISGHWIWGGGWLAQLGFVDFAGSTAVHMVGGVTALIGAKLVGARIGKYDNDGKAKAIPGHSLTLGALGVFILWFAWFGFNGASTVSATGDETLALIGTIFLNTNLSAVTATLVAMVITWTKYGKPDISMTLNGSLAGLVGITAGCAIVSPFGAVAIGAISSIALVYGIEFVEKKAKIDDPVGAFGVHGISGALGTILVGVFATDDGLLYGGGVSLLGVQLLGVIAVVAWVTITMFITFKLVDKTIGLRVTEEEEIAGMDISEHGLESSYGDFVTVPFGQKPLFEGLKFESPELELAFSGVGPLAIDEEESRETVDIHQQVKQPFTSGEKEETRLMKVDIITNESKFENLKKSLNGVGITGMTVTKVQGYGLQKGQTAYYRGVEIEADLLPKIRLEVVVSSIPVSLVIETARKALYTGTVGDGKIFVYNVENVVRVSSGDQGTKALEYDEEKEEVRV
- a CDS encoding cob(I)yrinic acid a,c-diamide adenosyltransferase; the protein is MQLYTKTGDKGYTSLIGGEKVRKDANRVDAYGTMDELNSLIGYIVSQLEERDSSLKGELIEIQQNLFDCGTDLATPHGKGTYKVTKEMVQNLEMSIDGYADKAPEILSFVLPGGHPTASLLHMARTVVRRTERSIVSLGFGETVNQYVAVYMNRLSDYFFAVARAVNNRYNVKEILYERGGKVFHPELKKEDLN
- the gcvPB gene encoding aminomethyl-transferring glycine dehydrogenase subunit GcvPB; the encoded protein is MMEYNELIFEISQTGRTAFSLPESDVPSVDLIAKFPEHLVRQEPADLPEVSEPQLMRHYTSLSTKNFGVDNGFYPLGSCTMKYNPKINEDVARYDGFAAIHPFQPIETVQGAFQLLYELQEDLQVISGMDAITLQPAAGAQGEWTGLMMMKGYHIKNGDRAIRTKILVPDSAHGTNPASAHAAGFDVVEIPSNTNGTVDLVELKKQVGNDTAGLMLTNPNTLGIFEKDIIEMAEIVHQAGGLVYYDGANLNAILGQTTPGMMGFDIVHLNLHKSFSTPHGGGGPGSGPVGVKEFLIQYLPIPRIEKQEGQYVLNTNYPDSIGRVKGYYGNFGVNVRAYTYIRTMGPEGLRQVSESAVLHANYLRKKLEPYYDTPYTQYSKHEFVLSGSRQKKLGVPTTSIAKRILDFGYYAPTVYFPLIVEEALMIEPTETETKETLDTFAEALIQIAKEIEETPELVLTAPHTTFVKRLDEVKAARQLIVKYTP
- a CDS encoding M23 family metallopeptidase, with the protein product MKKRVLAGIMASMMFASPFLPTVVQADTLEEMEQKKNELESQSSELNNRIQEQDETLNDLETEKGHLESDITTLQVQIDETVMKLHDQEQKLEESKAKVEQLKNEIEALKELIAQRTGKLENQARSVQTDGSASNLIGLIVTAESFSDLVGRIGIVNQLVTANKTIVTEQETDQTALEANEAEAEDEKVAIEETKNAIELSKNNLVAQKAEMDDKIVQVAIQYDMTEDEKNTFVKEQQVIATQTSTLSEEMQKERQRIIEEEQARQLAIQQAAEEEAKKAAEEEEARLTAVAAQEKAEQEEASKKVVEQKTTIASSSPNKSTSANKSSSSSNSSSNSKASSNSKASSNSKASSNSSSSKKPAITPKPQPKPEIQPESKPSSNSGFIHPSGGYSTSPYGYRIHPITGEHKLHGGIDFGGGGAIVASQSGTVVIAGYHSSWGYYVKIDHGNGMLTLYAHMVAGSLLVSPGQQVSQGQQIGTMGTTGSSTGVHLHFEMYKNGSRVNPASYL
- a CDS encoding CAP domain-containing protein, whose protein sequence is MRKFFSYSLLLIVLIGFGYWLGSSTILEGTKIGETISLMENKLKDDSLVLVEESPDTSEQEQATSANSTSTNDLTETNEIDVAVVENRMLELLNDLRSEVGVAPVTSNDQLKKAANIRANETEESFSHTRPDGKATFTVLEEPEVNYSYRLAGENLAMGTYYLAEKEMAEWLFKGLKDSSGHYENMIKKDFEEVGIGVHYDGTNLYIVQIFGTPL
- a CDS encoding YjjG family noncanonical pyrimidine nucleotidase; this encodes MKSYQTLLFDVDDTLLDFKAAENYALQKLFSEHNVVLTDDIKQFYQEMNQKLWSSFEKGELEREELLHTRFSILFKKIGLTLDGVHLDNLYREYLEESAVLIDGATSLLQKLAKQYDLYVVTNGVARTQFIRLNNSNLSTYFKDIFVSEEIGYQKPMKEFFNHVFEKIPHCSADKTLIIGDSLTSDIQGGINAGIDTCWFNPKGPINTTLLPTYEINRLQTLENLLLTPNSPVETPNSPVETPNSPVETPNTHSVLTF
- a CDS encoding ECF transporter S component, with the protein product MLHNKSAGKLSIQRITLLAFLTALCQVSRQLLQFLPNVQPVTVILIILTLTLGISDALIVAVLSILLSNMTLGMGVWTIAQILSFFVVVLVTGLVIKPILKKIPFVLMVFYAGFTGYLYGFVISLVQAPFFGIQNFWIYYASGIPFDTMHAVGNSGFYLILAPILFPLLKKFLNKYYSNGDWK